Part of the Nostoc sp. ATCC 53789 genome, CCAAAATCCCAGTTGCACTCGAAACACACCAAAGTTGCCATCCAAAATTCAACCAAAATTGGTATTAGAGGGCAGTGCCCATCCTACAAAAATCGCTGTAGGATTTTGGATGCCCGAATTTGGAGGCAATTTAGAATTATCTCCATTAGTTTTTAACAGACTATTTAGCTGGCTTTCATATTCACACTAATTAGCTGTTCGATAAGTGCAAAAACATCACTGCGGCTGAGTTTCTCTTTACCATTAGCAAGAGCATCAAGGGTGCCATTAGCCAAGGTTAAGGGAATTTGGCAAAAATCTAAGGCTGGGCCGGTAGGAAGGTCTTTGGTGTAAGCTTCTGCCAGAGCTAGATTGCGACGCGCATACTCTTGCATATTTTCCGCACTCCAGCCTTCTGGAAAAAAGTCTACCCCACGCCTTAAATCTTCAGTGTGGTTACGCAGGATATTAACTGCTTGCAAACCGCGACCAAACCCAATCGCCTGGGTACGGTTCGTTTGTGTTCCATCGTACCAAGTCCATAAGTCCGAAAGTAACAATCCCACTGCGCCTGCAACCCCAAAGGTATAACGATCCAAATCAGATTCTGTATAAATTTTCCAGTTTCTTTCTGCCCAGTAAGCCATTCGGTCTGACATTGCAGCAGTGGCATCCCAAATTCGAGGTGCAATAGTCTCAGGTGCTAGCAGCAACCATTCTCTAATTCTCAGAGTGACTTCTTCTAAGGTATTTTCATACCCATTAAATCCTGTAAAGAAAGCCTCTACTGCGAAGCCATCAACCCCTGCCTGTAATGTCAGGCTAATGCTTCTTAACAGCTTTGCTTTAGTCGCATTATCTATTTCGGGATGATCTTCAATTTCATCAATGGCACGCATACAC contains:
- a CDS encoding phytoene/squalene synthase family protein — its product is MNLRRDALQILKETSRTFYIPISLLPPGLQEAVASAYLCMRAIDEIEDHPEIDNATKAKLLRSISLTLQAGVDGFAVEAFFTGFNGYENTLEEVTLRIREWLLLAPETIAPRIWDATAAMSDRMAYWAERNWKIYTESDLDRYTFGVAGAVGLLLSDLWTWYDGTQTNRTQAIGFGRGLQAVNILRNHTEDLRRGVDFFPEGWSAENMQEYARRNLALAEAYTKDLPTGPALDFCQIPLTLANGTLDALANGKEKLSRSDVFALIEQLISVNMKAS